The following is a genomic window from Candidatus Obscuribacter sp..
CACTGGTTAGCCGGTGTCTGGCAGCGCAATAAATCCAATGAGATAAGCCGCACAGAGTTGCCTAGTGGCAAAGCGCTAAAGGCTCTTGGGGAGCAGGCGGCGGTAGTGACAGATGTGTTTGGTACTTTTAAGGATAAGAGCGGTCAGACCTGGATGGTCACACCGACATCGGGTGGTGGAGCCGTCGACAGAGGCTCGGCTGTGGATTATCACAAGGTACGGCAGTATGAATTGGTGGAGACTGGACCTACGTCCTGCTTGATCAAAGTGCGAGCGACTCACTATGTTTTGGATAAAAAGACCCAGCGCATCCTCGCAGCCTATCAGGACGAAGAATTTAATAGCTACAAACAAGTCTCGCCCGGTCTGGTCAAAACCGAAAGCTCTGTCAAAGTTTTTGACGAATTAGGAGCACCGCGCCTGCTTACAAAAGCCGTATCAATGGAAAAGCGCACAAAGCAGCTCTAAAGTCCTCTATCGCGTGACATTGGTGCAAAGATGGATTTGATTTCTTCATTGTCTTGACTGCGTGATTGTTTGACTATCAGGCGTAAAGTTGCACCGGGTATCTGCTTTTTTAGCATAGCGGCATCGTTGCCTTTAAAGCTCGAAGCATCGGCCACAAGCACCTTGAGGTCTTTAAGAGGAGATAGCTTGAGTAAACCCTTGCCGGTGATAGCCGTTGACTCTATATCCAGTCGCCTTAATTTTTTTAGAGCCACTATATGCGGTATCGCCTGGTCGGTTATACCTGGATTGGAGCTAATCTCCAGTTGCTCCAGTTGGCTTAAGCGAGCGATAGGCGCCAGAGTCTTGTCAGTCAGCAATGTATGACCGAGGTTGAGTACCTGCAGGGCAGGGAAGGATACTGGGATTTGCTTGACCGATTCTGGCAATATATGGTTGTTTTGCAGGTTTAGCACTTTGAGCTTGGACATGGTGGCCAGGTCTTTAAAGCATGTGCCAGTGATCATCGTGCCAAAGGCCGAAATTTGCTCGATATTTTTGAGTGGTTTTAGAGCGCTCACACCTTTGTCAGTGACCTCGGCGCGGTCCAGGTCAATGTATTTGAGCCCGGTCAGGTGAGTGAGATAAGCGAGGGCTTTGTCGCCGCCGCCGTCCTCGCTATCGGTCATGGCATAAAATTTGAGCCTGATGCAATCAATGCCATCCGGAGGGATTTTTGACAGAGCGCTCGGATCGATAAAGAAGCGGTCATTGGGGCGGTAGACGATAAATTTGCCGGGTGGTATTTTGACTACGCCCTGGCATTTTACTGTAGCAAATTGAGTGGAGTTGCGGCTTTCCTGTCTTGGATCGTCGTAGAGCGTGAGTGTGCCGACCGATTGTTTGTCGGGAAAAATCAATGTCCTTGCCGCCGTTGTGGCGGGGGCGCGCTTAATATGTCCGGGATTGATCAGGGCGCCATATCCGATAGGCTCTGCCAGGGCTGGACTAGACGATGTGACTAGCAGAGTTGAACCTGCCATCAGGGTCATGAGCATCTTGAGCATTATGATGGGCGCGGGCAGTTTGGATTTAATTGACTGGTACAAAATGGTTGCCTGGGTCTTTTGCGGAGTGGTGGGATTTAGCAATTATAGTGGGTTTCTTGATTAACCACCTACTGCGGCATCTTAGTGTTGTAATGAACAAAACGCGCACCTTGCGGCACGCGTTTGTTTTGCTTTTTGACATTGACACTGATGCAGTTGCCTGGCACTTATTTGGCAGTTGTTTGGCAATTGATCACTAAGTGAATTGACTAGATACCGAGAGCTGTACGTATGCCATTTACGTAGCCGTATTGACCAATCGAATTAGTCAAACCAGGCACAAGTCCGGTGTTGTTTTGGTAGGGCAGGAGATTGGACAATGGGTTGCCGGTGTAGGGCAAGATGCCATTGCCTGTGTAGGGTTGGTTTACGTTGCCAGTCAACTTGGCGTTGAGATTGGCAATTTTGTTTTGCAAGCTGATGCGCTCGTTAACACTGAGGTTGTTGTTGAGCAAGCGTTGTTGCAGGTTTGTGATCTCGTTTTGGATTTTGTAGGCTTTGTTGCCGGTGATATTGCCAAGGATGCCGTTGTTATAGGCAGGATTGACGCCGTTGTTGAAGATACCGGTATTGTACGGTGCACCATAGGCAGTGCCGTTGGATTGCCAGTTGTTGCCTGTCGAGTTGCCTTGCCAGTTGTTGCGCTGCCAGTTGTTGCCACGACCAGCACCGCACTGTCCACCACTATTGCCATTGTTATTGGCAAAGCCGTGGTGTCTGTCGCCATCATGATCGCGATCATATCCGCGGTTAAAATTGCCACCGCGATTGTTGTTTAAGTTGCCGTTTTGATTGCCCCAATTGTTGTTGCTGATCTGATCATAAAAGGTCCGTGCCTCAGCTGGAGCCTGAAGCGCTAGGACACCGATAGCAAGCGTCAGACCTAACAGGCTGAGAGATTTTTTGTTCATTGTGTGCCTCCTTGGAAGGCTGGATGCCAGGGGCGTCTTGTTAGAGCGTCTAAGGCTTTTGGTTTACTACTGGACGGGAGAAAAGAACTAAGAAAATCGAAGGCGAAAAATAAAATTGCTTGACGAAGACCGGAGGTAGCCCCTTACGCCCGCAGTGGCTACCTCTCTCAATTAGCCGAGCGGATCATCAAGATCGATGGCGCTCAGGCTGGGACCGGCTCCGGGACCGCCAGGACCCTCGGGACCAGGACCAAAGGCTCTGCCTCTCATCCCGCCGCCACGTGGTCCACCGCACTCTCCTTTGCCTTTGCCGCCATGGCCTTTGTGACCCCAGCCGTGCATGCGATGCATCTTTTGCATCTGCTCACGTTGCTCGGCGGTAAATACATCGGACGAGGCGAGCATCATATTGAGCCGTGCTGTCGACAGGTCTGCTTTGAGGTTGTTGATTTTGCCTTGCAAAGTGAGGGCGGCCGATTTGTCTACCGTAGTGGCATGCAGGGTCTCTTTTAGTTGACGGCTGGCTACCATCAGCTCAGCTTTTTTGTTGGCGGTGGAGAGTATGTATTGGTCTCTCAAAGTGCCAAGCTTGGCCTTTTGATCATCGGTCAGGGGGATAAAGTGAGGCTTACGGCCCTCTGTCTGAGCGACAAAGGAAGGTTTGCCTGTCTCCTGGGCAATGATTGGTGTGGCATTGTCCATGGGAGATACGTTATCTAGTGGAGCGGACTGAGCCAGGACTGGGGCTACAGAAAACGTGGTGGCGAGTACTGCCAGAATATGTTGAACTTTCATTTATTGATTCCTCCGTGATGTTTTACATCACTCATTCACAACTACTAACCAAGACGACTTTTGTTCAAAAATAGTTCAAAGGAAATAGATTAAATGCATATCATATGCTCGGCATTTTCCTCTTGTGCTCGGAGTTGGTCATATATATAGTTCAAAATACGGATGATTGGACTTGTGGATTATCTAAAAACTGCTATTTTGGAAGGCATAAATTAGCTGCTTAAAACCAGTGGACAGGCTAGACGATGAAAGACCCAGATAAGACCCATCAACTCTTAAAATCTAATGTCGGCTATTTGCTTAACCGCTCTGCCCAGGTCTTGCGCGATAAACTCAGTGAGGCACTCAAAGAAGTGCCATTTAGCTTCCATGAATATGTTGTATTACGCCTAATCGAGCTAGAGCTGGCTGAAACCCAGCAGGATGTAGGTCGGCTCAGCGGCATAGACCGCAGCTCTATGGTCGCTCTGTTAGATGGGCTGGAGGACCGCGATTTGATTTTGCGTACCAGAGATCCTCAGGATCGGCGTAAACACCAGCTCACAATGACGCCAAAAGGGCGTAAAACACTCAGTCACGCCAAGCGTATTGCCGGTCGAGTGCACAAAGAGTTTTTGTCCCCGCTTACAGAGGAGCAGTGGATAGTTTTGCAAGAGGCGCTCAGTAAGCTCATTGGCGTCTAGCAGGCATTTTATAAGTGCTAACGCTAGAGGTGGTCAGTTGTGCTGGTTTTGAGTTTCTGCCCAACCATTAAGGCTCTTCAGCTTTATCTCTATCTCTTTTGGCTTCGACTTTCATCCCCAAAATCTCATAGAGTGCGGCTCTGTCTCTAAATGTTTGGGCAAGCGGTGCTAGCTCCAGACTCTTATTGAAGTCTTTGAGAGCTTCTTTGTATTGTTTGGCGCTGACTCTCACTTTTGCTCTCTCGCTAAAGGCAAATTCGTCCTCAGGATTTTTGGCGATAATTGTTGAGAGCACATCGATAGCCTCTTTGTTCTTGCCAGCTTTGGCATAGCACTTTGCTTCTTTTAAGGCGATATCATCGGTCCATCGCATGCCCTGTACTTCTTTTATTACGGCAATGGCTTCGTCAAAGCGTTTTGCGTCTTCCAGCATGCCTGCTTTGATCATGAGCCATTTCATCCTGGTATCACCAATGCCACCATTGCTGGCTAAAAATGTATCCATGTCTTTGATTGCTTCGCCGTAGCGGTGCAGGTTGTGATATGCGATAGCTCTGGTGCGTAGTGCATATGGTGTAGGACTTTTGCAGGCAAGGGCTTGGCTGGCAAAGAGGGCTGCTTGCTCATACTTGCCATCGACTAGATTAAGCTCGGCAATCATGCGATAAGCTATTGAGTTTTGCGGATCAGATTTGACG
Proteins encoded in this region:
- a CDS encoding tetratricopeptide repeat protein is translated as MAQRPKPTKELKDEELQGIAILKRAETLDARDKQARAKALVQRYLKDHPDDSLALRILGDCYFYADMEGSQHFKARHCYDRAVKSDPQNSIAYRMIAELNLVDGKYEQAALFASQALACKSPTPYALRTRAIAYHNLHRYGEAIKDMDTFLASNGGIGDTRMKWLMIKAGMLEDAKRFDEAIAVIKEVQGMRWTDDIALKEAKCYAKAGKNKEAIDVLSTIIAKNPEDEFAFSERAKVRVSAKQYKEALKDFNKSLELAPLAQTFRDRAALYEILGMKVEAKRDRDKAEEP
- a CDS encoding MarR family transcriptional regulator, with amino-acid sequence MKDPDKTHQLLKSNVGYLLNRSAQVLRDKLSEALKEVPFSFHEYVVLRLIELELAETQQDVGRLSGIDRSSMVALLDGLEDRDLILRTRDPQDRRKHQLTMTPKGRKTLSHAKRIAGRVHKEFLSPLTEEQWIVLQEALSKLIGV